In Vigna unguiculata cultivar IT97K-499-35 chromosome 3, ASM411807v1, whole genome shotgun sequence, a single genomic region encodes these proteins:
- the LOC114175153 gene encoding uncharacterized protein LOC114175153 → MSSWNYGESSSSNPIDDEPIIPDIVEEFTSDDFYEDNADDQVIVPIPPMDYNPYGEVELQERMQFDSKEATVSAIKHYHITNGYSFNVVESKSHLYVARCIHYNNGCQWRLRASYSKIRHHWEIKSIDGTHTCFSTLMSQDHCNLDSTQIASIVFHLVRTNPSIRIKSLVADIKSRYGYTVTYRRAWIAKEKAITMEYGDWDQSYNEVPIWLLVAQQTNPETIFQLFGPPVNIDAEDGSSTYIMERRYHATLLTAIAQDGNRNIFPLAFAIVEAYEVKQPTVQAKLSVMRSQFPQALAWIDKIPLHKWSQAYDGGRRYTHMTTNLAECMNSVLKGARSLLICALLKITFQNINAWFVERGLKADSMLRAGHQYLEDVTALLQQNQQKYAYCHVQRYD, encoded by the exons ATGAGTTCGTGGAATTATGGAGAATCTTCTTCGTCTAATCCAATCGATGACGAACCTATCATTCCAGACATTGTCGAAGAGTTTACTTCCGATGATTTTTATGAAGACAATGCAGACGATCAAGTAATTGTCCCGATTCCTCCTATGGATTACAATCCCTATGGGGAAGTCGAACTACAAGAACGCATGCAATTCGATTCTAAAGAGGCAACGGTCTCTGCCATCAAACATTATCACATCACTAATGGATACAGCTTCAATGTGGTAGAATCAAAATCGCATCTTTATGTTGCACGATGCATTCATTACAACAATGGATGTCAATGGCGTTTGAGGGCTAGTTATAGTAAAATCCGACATCATTGGGAAATCAAGTCCATTGATGGTACACATACGTGTTTCTCTACATTAATGTCACAAGATCACTGCAATCTAGATTCGACCCAAATTGCTtccattgtttttcatttggtCCGCACAAATCCAAGCATTCGCATCAAAAGCTTGGTCGCTGACATCAAAAGTCGTTACGGATACACAGTCACATATAGAAGAGCATGGATTGCGAAGGAGAAAGCAATTACAATGGAGTATGGTGATTGGGACCAATCTTATAATGAAGTTCCCATATGGTTACTAGTTGCCCAACAAACCAATCCTGAgacaatttttcaacttttcgGTCCTCCAGTTAATATTGATGCTGAGGATGGAAGTTCCACATACATTATGGAAC GCAGATATCATGCCACCTTGCTAACTGCAATTGCTCAGGATGGAAATAGAAACATATTTCCTTTGGCATTTGCAATAGTAGAAG CTTATGAAGTCAAACAACCTACCGTGCAAGCAAAACTTTCAGTTATGAGGTCCCAATTCCCACAAGCACTAGCTTGGATTGATAAAATCCCCTTACATAAGTGGTCTCAGGCTTATGATGGGGGGCGCAGGTACACGCACATGACAACAAACTTGGCGGAGTGCATGAACTCTGTGCTTAAGGGGGCTCGCTCATTACTTATTTGTGCACTATTGAAAATtacatttcaaaacataaatgcTTGGTTTGTTGAACGCGGCTTAAAGGCAGACTCTATGTTAAGAGCTGGCCATCAATATCTAGAAGATGTCACAGCCTTGCTCCAACAAAATCAACAGAAATATGCATATTGTCATGTTCAACGCTACGATTGA
- the LOC114175870 gene encoding 2-hydroxyisoflavanone synthase-like: MLLEIAIGLLVLGLFLHLRPTPSAKSKALRHLPNPPSPKPRLPLIGHLHLLKDQLLHHSLIDLSKRYGPLYSLYFGSMPTVVASTPELFKLFLQTHEAASFNTRFQTSAIKRLTYDNSVAMVPFGPYWKFIRKLIMNDLLNATTVNKLRPLRSHEIRKVLRVLAQSAEAQQPLNVTEELLKWTNNTISMLMLGEAEEVRDLARETVKIFGEYSLTDFIWPLKKLKFGKYEKRIDEIFNKFDPVIEKVIKKRQEIVRRRKNGEVVEGEQSGIFLDTLLEFAEDETMEIKITKEQIKGLVVDFFSAGTDSTAVATEWALAELINNPRVLQKAREEVYSVVGKDRLVDEVDTQNLPYIRAIVKETFRMHPPLPVVKRKCVEECEIEGCVIPEGALILFNVWAVGRDPKYWDRPSEFRPERFLENGGEGAVGPIDLRGQHFQLLPFGSGRRMCPGVNLSTSGMATLLASVIQCFDLQVLDPQGHVLKGDDAKVSMEERAGLTVPRKHNLVCLPLAKTTLAAKLLSP, from the exons ATGTTGCTCGAAATCGCAATTGGGTTGTTGGTGCTGGGTCTGTTTCTGCACCTGCGTCCCACACCGAGCGCAAAATCGAAGGCACTTCGCCACCTTCCCAACCCTCCAAGCCCAAAGCCTCGGCTTCCGTTGATTGGACACCTTCACCTTTTGAAAGACCAACTTCTACACCACTCTCTCATAGATTTATCCAAACGTTATGGCCCTTTGTACTCTCTCTACTTTGGGTCTATGCCCACCGTTGTTGCCTCCACCCCTGAGCTCTTCAAACTCTTCCTTCAAACCCACGAGGCTGCTTCCTTCAACACAAGGTTCCAAACCTCTGCCATTAAGCGCCTCACTTATGATAACTCCGTTGCCATGGTTCCCTTCGGTCCTTACTGGAAGTTCATCAGGAAGCTCATCATGAACGACCTCCTCAACGCCACCACCGTCAACAAGTTGAGGCCATTGAGGAGCCATGAGATCCGCAAGGTTCTCAGAGTTCTCGCCCAAAGTGCAGAGGCCCAACAACCTCTTAACGTCACTGAGGAGCTTCTCAAGTGGACCAACAACACCATCTCCATGCTCATGCTTGGTGAGGCCGAAGAGGTTAGAGATTTGGCTCGCGAGACGGTTAAGATTTTCGGAGAGTACAGTCTCACTGACTTCATCTGGCCCTTGAAGAAGCTCAAGTTTGGAAAGTACGAGAAGAGGATTGATGAGATATTCAACAAGTTCGACCCCGTCATTGAGAAGGTTATCAAGAAGCGCCAAGAGATCGTTAGAAGGAGAAAGAATGGAGAAGTTGTTGAGGGAGAGCAGAGCGGTATCTTCCTCGATACTTTGCTTGAATTCGCTGAGGACGAGACCATGGAGATCAAAATTACCAAGGAGCAGATCAAGGGTCTTGTTGTG GATTTCTTCTCAGCTGGGACAGATTCCACAGCCGTGGCTACTGAGTGGGCTTTGGCAGAACTTATCAACAACCCTAGGGTGTTGCAAAAGGCTCGGGAGGAAGTGTACAGTGTTGTGGGAAAAGATAGACTGGTTGATGAAGTTGATACTCAAAACCTTCCTTACATCAGGGCGATTGTGAAGGAGACATTCCGCATGCACCCACCACTCCCAGTGGTGAAGAGAAAGTGTGTGGAAGAGTGTGAGATTGAGGGGTGTGTTATCCCAGAGGGTGCATTGATACTTTTCAATGTGTGGGCTGTAGGAAGAGACCCTAAGTACTGGGACAGACCATCGGAATTTCGTCCCGAGAGATTCTTAGAAAATGGAGGTGAAGGGGCAGTTGGTCCTATTGATCTAAGGGGACAGCATTTTCAACTTCTCCCATTTGGGTCAGGTAGGAGAATGTGCCCTGGAGTGAATTTGTCTACTTCAGGAATGGCAACTCTTCTTGCATCTGTTATCCAGTGCTTTGACCTTCAAGTGCTTGACCCACAAGGACATGTACTCAAAGGTGATGATGCCAAAGTTAGCATGGAAGAGAGAGCTGGCCTCACTGTTCCAAGAAAACACAACCTCGTTTGTCTTCCACTTGCAAAAACAACCCTCGCTGCCAAACTCCTCTCCCCGTAG
- the LOC114177979 gene encoding 2-hydroxyisoflavanone synthase, whose translation MLLEITIGLLVLALFLHLRPTPTAKSKALRHLPNPPSPKPRLPFIGHLHLLKDKLLHYALIDLSKTYGPLYSLYFGSMPTVVASSPELFKLFLQTHEAASFNTRFQTSAIRRLTYDNSVAMVPFGPYWKFIRKLIMNDLLNATTVNKLRPLRTQQIRKFLKVMAQSAQAQQPLNVTEELLKWTNSTISMMMLGEAEEIRDIAREVLKIFGEYSLTDFIWPLKKLKFGQYEKRIDEIFNKFDPVIERVIKKRREIMRRRKNGEAVEEEQSGVFLDTLLQFAEDETMEIKITKEQIKGLVVDFFSAGTDSTAVATEWALAELINNPRVLQKAREEVYSVVGKDRLVDEVDTQNLPYIRAIVKETFRMHPPLPVVKRKCVEECEIEGYVIPEGALILFNVWAVGRDPKYWDRPLEFRPERFLETGAEGEAGPLDLRGQHFTLLPFGSGRRMCPGVNLATSGMATLLASVIQCFDLQVVGPQGQILKGNDAKVSMEERAGLTVPRAHNLECVPVARTSVAAKLLS comes from the exons ATGTTGCTCGAAATTACAATTGGTTTGTTGGTGCTGGCTTTGTTTTTGCACTTGCGTCCCACACCCACTGCTAAATCAAAGGCCCTTCGCCACCTTCCAAACCCTCCTAGTCCAAAACCTCGTCTTCCATTCATTGGTCACCTTCACCTTCTAAAAGACAAACTTCTCCACTATGCCCTCATAGATTTATCCAAAACCTATGGCCCTTTGTACTCTCTCTACTTTGGGTCTATGCCAACCGTTGTTGCCTCCTCCCCTGAGTTGTTCAAACTCTTCCTTCAAACCCACGAGGCTGCTTCCTTCAACACAAGGTTCCAAACCTCTGCCATTAGGCGCCTCACTTATGACAACTCAGTGGCCATGGTTCCCTTTGGACCTTACTGGAAGTTCATCAGGAAGCTCATCATGAACGACCTCCTCAACGCCACCACCGTCAACAAGTTGAGGCCCCTCAGGACCCAACAGATCCGCAAGTTCCTCAAGGTCATGGCCCAAAGCGCACAGGCTCAGCAGCCCCTTAACGTCACCGAGGAGCTTCTCAAGTGGACCAACAGCACTATCTCCATGATGATGTTGGGTGAGGCTGAAGAGATTAGAGATATCGCTCGTGAGGTGCTTAAGATTTTCGGGGAGTACAGTCTCACTGACTTCATCTGGCCCTTGAAGAAGCTTAAGTTTGGACAGTACGAGAAGAGGATCGATGAAATATTCAACAAGTTCGACCCTGTCATCGAGAGGGTTATTAAGAAGCGCCGAGAGATcatgagaaggagaaagaaCGGAGAAGCCGTTGAGGAAGAGCAGAGCGGAGTCTTCCTCGACACTTTGCTTCAATTCGCTGAGGACGAGACCATGGAGATCAAAATTACCAAGGAGCAGATCAAGGGTCTTGTTGTC GACTTCTTCTCAGCAGGAACAGATTCCACAGCCGTGGCAACTGAGTGGGCTTTGGCAGAGCTGATCAACAACCCTAGGGTGTTGCAGAAGGCTCGGGAGGAGGTGTACAGTGTTGTGGGGAAAGATAGACTGGTTGATGAAGTTGATACTCAAAACCTTCCTTACATCAGGGCGATTGTGAAGGAGACATTCCGCATGCACCCACCACTCCCAGTGGTGAAGAGAAAGTGTGTGGAGGAGTGTGAGATTGAGGGGTATGTGATCCCAGAGGGAGCATTGATACTTTTCAATGTGTGGGCTGTAGGAAGAGACCCTAAATACTGGGACAGACCATTGGAGTTTCGTCCTGAGAGATTCCTAGAAACTGGAGCTGAAGGAGAAGCTGGGCCTCTTGATCTTAGGGGCCAACATTTCACTCTTCTCCCATTTGGGTCAGGTAGAAGAATGTGCCCTGGAGTGAATTTGGCTACTTCAGGTATGGCAACACTTCTTGCATCTGTTATCCAGTGCTTTGACCTTCAAGTGGTGGGCCCACAAGGACAAATATTGAAAGGCAATGACGCCAAAGTGAGCATGGAAGAGAGAGCTGGACTCACGGTTCCGAGGGCACATAATCTGGAGTGTGTTCCAGTTGCAAGGACAAGCGTTGCAGCTAAACTCCTTTCCTAG